Genomic segment of Salminus brasiliensis chromosome 16, fSalBra1.hap2, whole genome shotgun sequence:
TGGTCTCCCAGGTTTTCTTCAATTCAAGAGACCCAGTCTTGATTTAATAGGCACATGGTCAATCTGCGTGGTGCTGCTGGTCCATCAAGTAGGGATTGTACTCTATGGAGATAACAAGAAGCCAGATCGGACCAGATCAGGGTGGCTGATCTCGGCCTTGCTTACCCCCTCTTATTTTAATGCTATTTGCAGCCTGGGCCCTTGCATTAGTATTCTCCCTACACTTCAGGGCGACAGCACCACCACCTCAGACATCAGACGTTCGTGCTACAACCTCCACTGTGCCCTCCAGCTGAACGCTCTTGGACCTGGTACAAGTTGTCATTTAAACTTGGATTAATATTTAGGACACCAACcgctttttctttttaagtaATATCAAACATGacacattacatttttaatgtctgtgtaagaaaagaaaagaaaagaaaaaaaaaaaaaacactttctgcaAGGACGACAGTTCAAGTGTCACCCTGAGTGGCTCCACACAGGCAAATTTAACAAAATTAAAGTACACACTGTATTTTCAAACAGTAGTTTAAAGATACTAGCACTGAGGTAGAGAACAAAGAGAACAAATCACTATGATGTAAATACAACATCTGAGAGATGAGAGGTGAAGGATTTGAGAATTCCTCCTGCTTACTTGTCTGGAAAGAGCTCAGCTATGAAGTTCTCCACGGACACCACAGGCTGTTTCTCGTGGATTATGGCGGCACGCCGCAGACTGTCAATGCGCTCCTGGGCTCCCTGCAGTGACAGGAAAAAAACCAAATTTGTAACATGACTCAGGCTTATATAGAGATTCAAAACTTATTAACCAGGTTAATCTTTGCGCAAATGACTGAATATaccttttttagtttttcttatATTTAAAATTTGCAAAGCAGACTTTAAagtttttatactttttattcaGACTGCCTCTACAGAAACCATAATGTGTAACATAACTACAATACAACACAGCACTTACAGCCAGGAGTACCATCTCACCTTCACTCCTGCTGCATAGCCCACTGGCTGAGGAGCAATGTTGGATTGACCTGCCTCACCAGTCACCATGGCCAGGCCAAACACCTCCTGGAAGGCGTCACGGACTGCTCCAACTTTAACTTCCTTATCAGATGTCACTACAATGTCTACATCGCCTCCTGATTCTGTCAAAGCCACACAGGCACTTACTCAGATTATTCAAGTACACTGACAAAAAATCTCTTCTGTCAAGGTTCTTTTCTAAAGGAACTTTCAGAAAACATCACAACTGTGATGAGAGTCGCTCTATGAAGCATTTTGAGTGTACTCACTTATATATGGAGCCATTCCAGGGTCCAGTGTAGTAATCATGGACTCCACAGAGTGCTTGGTCTTGTCCAGGACTGTCTTCACCATGGGGTTACCTGCCACACCCTAAAAAGGGGATAGAAAAGGGCGGGGGGGATTCAGCAGTTTAAGAAAAACAAATACCTAAAAATTAGTTTTCGTCTTTTGTTTTTCTACACTTAACTAAGTGACCCACTACCTTAATGAAGCCCCATAATCCTCCTCCAGACACATTCTCTGGGACGATTCTGGGATCTTCATGGTCCTCTGGGAAGGTAATGGGGGAGGCCACCTCCAGGCCACCTGACATCACTGGCTGTTGCATCATTGGGTTTGTAACCACACCTAAAGATATAATTTACAACCATATGAATATCAGGTTTAAGCAAACATCTGTACAGTAAATGTGACACCAATGTATCTGTTCAAGGCATTTTTGACTTTGTGAGCAGCCTTAATGAAATGCTTTACAGAACTTTTGAATGTCCTTCACATGCCAGCTTTCTGTGGCTATTCATTTTGACAGTTCTCTCCTGTAGCGCACAAATAAATTGCGGGCGTTTCAGAACAGGGGTGGTGGCAGGCAGCTCCCTGCCCTGCTGATGAGAGTGGCTCAGAGCTGACAGCTCTGCTTGGCTGAAATTGGTAGGCTTAGTTCCACTGCCCTCCACTCAGTCATTCAGATAATAGCGTCCAATTTAGCTCTCCTGACCCTGTGGTTTCCGCATCACACCACCCAACTCTGGCTAAACTACAAATTAACAATATCATTCATTGCCTGTGGCTTGTAATACTCTGTTTTAACTCCACTTGTTTTAATGGAAACAGAGTGATAATTTATACCGAATTGTTTCATAAGACGCTCAGTGAATCACAGAATCATTTACACTGCTGGAAACCAGACGTTCATATTGAACACAAATACATTTATGACACTGCTGTAAACTATGAAGTAGTGGTATTGCTTAATTAAAAGTCAATGTCCATCTCATCGTTTTGGGGTTAATATCAGATATCAAATATATCTGAAGAACCCTAGAAGATCAAAGTTGGAGATAACGATCATACCTGGCATTGGAGGACCACTAGAGAAGCTAGGCATTAGTGGCGTCTGTGGCGTGCGGCCAGCGTGTCCGCGTGTGATATCATAGCCTGTATTCACGGTGAAGCCGGTGGTAGGCGGACCCATGGGTGGAGCAGACAAAATCGGGCCTGGAGgaggtgcagtggagctgagaGGAGGTGGCACAGCTGGGGAGGAGAAGTGGGCCATGGGACTACTGTAAGGCACACCTCCACCCAGTGGAGGAGCAATTGCTGGGGAAGCTGTGGACAGAGGATTCATGGGGCTGAGAGAAAAAGGTGGTGGAGCAGAGGACTGAATGGGAGGCAGGGTGGAGGTCACTGCTGCAGGGCGGACTGGAGTTGAGAAGCCTTCTGGGATAAAGCTGGAGATGCCTGTGGTGTTGGGAAGGGTTAGTGGACCAGACAGACCTGAGAAAGAACAATAATTAATTAACACAATTCCATTACATATGTATTGAAATATACTTACTGACATACAGAAATGAAAAGTGTTTAGTATCGAACAGTCTTAAGAGTTACCTCTGCTACAAAATTCATAATGTATGTAATTATGAGGAATTTGCAAGAAACTAATGCTGGGCCAACATTCACCTTGCCTCTTTAAGGTATTAAACTGTAGAAAGTTGAGAAAAGAAAGAATCTTTTttttagagaaaatggttggaatcacagggacagccctatcatggttccaatcatatctaacgggacgcttccaatttgtaaagataaatgatttatcttcaaactacgcagaagtaagatatggagttccgcaaggctccattttaggaccactattatttatactatacatgttaccactgggctcagttataagcagacatggcgttaatttccatttctatgcagatgacacacagctctatatatcagccaaacctgacgataaatttagactacagaaaattgaggactgtgtaaaggatataaaactctggatgtcacataacttccttctcctcaacagtgacaaaaccgaagttctccttttaggtccaaaagactctaggaataaactatcagacttaatgttagacttggctgattcttctatcattcctggtttagcagctaaaaatcttggcgtcacattcgactcagatttatcatttgagcaacatatagctaatattagtagaacagcctttatgcagcttaggaacatctccaaactaagaaactccttatcactacaagacgcagaaaagctagtacatgcttttattacctcaaggctagattactgtaatgcactactgtcaggttgttccagcaggaacctcaataaacttcagctggtgcaaaatgctgcagccagggtccttactaaaactagaaaatttgaccatatcagtccagttctatcagcacttcattggctcccagttaaattccgtatcgaatacaaaattattttattaacatataaagccctacatggcctcgctcctgagtacctgcaggatcttattgtatattacgaaccatcaagactacttagatctcagggtgctggcctcttacgcgttcccaaaattcagaaaacctcagcagggggaagagccttttcttataaagccccccagctctggaataaccttccagataatgttcgggactcagacacagtctcaatctttaaatctaagctgaaaacttatatgtttagtttagcttttggtaattaatgtttcttagataagggctgcaggtccaggggttcgcagacccagggaattgtagtacactgagatgctggagctgtcgtctcgctgcttacacgcgatcactcaggtttgttgacggtggagcagatagatgctggtgttctcagggtacgcccgtgtccgtgttaccttctggctctctccttttaattatgctgtgataatcagacctgccggagtcgtcagacatacccagatgctgattctcaacattctctgcagtccataaaattcctcttagaactaacttctctctctttaccttccccgagtaaatagccacccagcccgatctgcaggaagattgcccgctgaggtcccctctacctgcatctaaccagctgccacctaccagtccggccagcgggtcccccccccaacccgccaccacccatggctcacccgccagctgctgctgccgcctgtttggtggccgtgctgaaacctagatggactcgtgcctgtctgacactattaatattgccactattaactttctgttgtacctggtttggtaatttttatcattaatgtttaaaacagtctggccagaggaggatgggtcccccttgtgagccttggttcctcccaaggtttcttcctccagctctgagggagtttttccttgccactgtcgctgttggcttgctcacgggggtctttgacgcttcatgttattccttctttcttctctgtctctgttctttattaagtactaattatgtaaagctgctttgtgacgacaacagttgtaaaaagcgctatacaaataaatttgacttgacttgacagtatttgatgtagtCTGAACCTCATGCTACTGTTTCAGTCCCAGGCTCTATATTGCCCCCACCCCCTaatttctctctccttcattaaatgtttaatattaaaacCTATGCAAAACCTTGAAATGGTATCTTCTTTCCATTTATCTAACTGtgcaaaaaaacacaatgaCCTTGCTCAaaaatcacacactcacactcacacaccagtcCCCTGGTTTATCTGCAAGTGTCCACTTAAGGCGCATAAAAGCATTAGGAGCCTTATTAATAGTTAGCTAGTGGCAATAACAAATGGATATTAGAGGCATTGAGATGACATTGTGGGAGTAAATACCAGCGCCATGCCATGATTGTTGCTTGTGTCACACTGAAACATCAGCTGGGAATATTTCGCCCAAAGCTACAATTATTCCTAAAGGAGCGTTGCTGTGAAGGTCTCCTCAAAGTTGTGCAACTGACTACCAAATTACACATTTGCATGTATGAGCCTCAAGACATGGGACAGCTTCAGGTGGATTACCAAAGACTCACATTAGGAAACTAAGCAAGATGACTTTTCTGAGTTTACATTATGTCACAGCGCACATACGAGCAGCTTGATGTGCAAAAATACATCAGTATATCGTGATGCTTCATTCTGAAGGCGATGATTCATCCGCATCATTTGTGGCCTTAGATTCTAGTGGAGTgcaattttatttaataaagacTGCATTTATTTTTTGGCCAAAGTTCAATTTTCAGAAAATGGTACACCTGCTGAACGTCACTTTCAATAAGCAACCATCCAACAGAGGTTTTCACTGTGGCAAAACTTCATCTCCAAGACAGATGGTGCTTTATTGTAATCTTTCACAGTAAACATCTCCCTTAATACCCATCACTTAACAAAAGCACCAGCTCAGATCTTACCCACTGTGAGAGGAGGAGGACTGACAGCAGCAGCCGCGctgaggggaggaggaggagtggttGGTGGGGTAGTCTCTATTCCACTCTCTTCCATCATCTTTCCTCAAACCTGTGGattgtgaaaaagaaaaaaaaaagtaattcagCCTTTGCTAACAGTGTTGTAGAGAGAAACTTGGCACAGTTCCACACAAGCTTGTGGGGTGAGTTGGCTTCCCATCAACCACAACAACTACAGGTTCAACTGAAGAACATTTAGCAGTTGTAAAGAAACTTACAAACACGTTTTCATTTACATGGAACATCGTACACAACAGTAGATGATACATAACTGGTATAAATCAGAATACGTAGGTATACACTACACATCATATAAGGCACATTAAAATTTTAATACCAAgaaattggtatttcttgcccCTGGGTCCCCCATACAGTCGGAAAGTGATATGCGCACCTTGAGTCACTCCTTTACATGTATTTGATAcagatacagaacagtcactgaaagtgaaagtttGATTACTGATTACTTTTACCAGATTTAACAAATACAGGAGTTCTCGAGAGcattcaccaaagttacacagtgtGTAGTTTGTAGTGTGCCTGAGTAGCAATGACAGTGACACTATACTCCATATAACAGGTCTATGGAGCAtctaaatgaattaaaaaggtgcacgtatttgtcactgtacactgtacagcgaaatgtgtcctccgcatttaacccatctggtagtgaacacacactcacacacacacacgtgttaggggcagtgagtacacacgcacacccagagcggtgggcagccaactccagcgcccggggagcagagagggtaaagggccttgctcaaggacccaacagtggcaacttgccgagcccgggaatcgaacccacaaccctgttatcgatatcccggcgctctaaccgctgagccaccactgccccactgatGGGCTGGCCGATATGGCAAAAAATACtacatcatgatatttaaagacatttcccctccgatacacaatatttatcacaatacatgtaatcacagagtaaacacatcagcagcaacagattcttaaaaatgactattcagatactctcccatcCTGAATACAGTGATgcttattcaacatctgctgcacttatCTAATTTAACCAGTCTAATCGCACTGTTTGTAAAGagacctgcagctgatcagggtttattaagcactaacagtatcctctatatgcttagaaaagcttactgTGCATAACGATAACATTTATCACGGTATGAACAAATATCGTCATAACGTCCAGCTCTATTCTGAAGCTGTAATTTTAACATAATTCACACTGTTGTTATTTTCCATTACATACCTAACTCACCAGACGCAGGTCACTCTTAAGAGGCAGATTACTATTAAAATGACATGTTGGTTCATTGAGCGTTGGTGACTTCccgacttttttttatttttattttttattttttttaaatattgttttctaTATAAAACTGATATGATGAAGAGAGGTCTGTTAAACAGACAAAAAGGGAACCACCTGAGTACATCTAGCCTGAAATGCCACATGGGTCAACTATCGCCAACAGGATTCACAAGCTATATGAAATGGAGAGGGCAAAACTAGATCAGGATCTGGAACTTACAGCCACTGTAGCTCTTACAGGTGATTATTGGACAGTAGGTCAGTAGGTAACGACAGCTATCTCTGAGTTACAGCTCATTATATAGAACAGTGGCAACTTAATTCACATGCTTTAACGGTCATGAAAACAGAGGAAGGGCAGTGCCGAACATTTTATGGATGTGGCGAAGCAGTGGAACATCGAAATAAAGTGAGCACCCTAAGCTCAGATAGTGCAGGGAATAGAACAGCAGTGACCAGACACCTACCCTTACAGTTTTCTCTTGCCCCAGCAGTTTTACCATGAGTACATTTACACATGTACACCAATACATTTCGCTTACATCCTTATTTTCTATAACATTTACacagattaaataaataaattaataaactcTGATTAATCacaatgactttaaaaaaaatcttttgacAGCCCTAACAcatacatctacacacacacacacacacacacacacacacacacacacctcaaaatattgcaatgtgAGTTTCCAGTATTGTGCAGTGCTGCGATACCATGTTTCTCCCCTGATACTAATACTAACAAATAAAACACTTTATTTCAGAGAccagtttatgtttatttgcagGCAGGTCAGCGGTTGGTGCTGTTGCCACGTCTTCAACAGCTGAGATCACATCAGCCCACTGGAGAGCACATCACACACGGCAGGTCTGTGCGCCTCAGGGTCCGGGTCCGGGTCCGGGTCCAACAGCTTCAGCAC
This window contains:
- the prrc1 gene encoding protein PRRC1 — encoded protein: MMEESGIETTPPTTPPPPLSAAAAVSPPPLTVGLSGPLTLPNTTGISSFIPEGFSTPVRPAAVTSTLPPIQSSAPPPFSLSPMNPLSTASPAIAPPLGGGVPYSSPMAHFSSPAVPPPLSSTAPPPGPILSAPPMGPPTTGFTVNTGYDITRGHAGRTPQTPLMPSFSSGPPMPGVVTNPMMQQPVMSGGLEVASPITFPEDHEDPRIVPENVSGGGLWGFIKGVAGNPMVKTVLDKTKHSVESMITTLDPGMAPYIKSGGDVDIVVTSDKEVKVGAVRDAFQEVFGLAMVTGEAGQSNIAPQPVGYAAGVKGAQERIDSLRRAAIIHEKQPVVSVENFIAELFPDKWFDIGCLILDDPGNGVHIETFTQATPVALEYVQQAQSLTPPDYSLRWSGLLVTVGEVLERNVPNVSRTDWHLAFTGMSRRQMIYSAAKALAGTYKLQLPPRTV